The DNA sequence TGGCAAAACCTGGGTATCAATCAAGTACGTCAGATTCCTAGATGACTCCTTGCTCTGTAGACCAGACATTGGCCCTGCTGCCTTCAAGATATTCCTAAAATACCTCAAGAAGAGCAGCTCGCAAGACCTCTGTGCTGTTGAGCTGCCTGACTGGGTCAAGGAAGGTTTTGATGATGCTGGATGCAAAGGGAAGCTGATAGAGAACACCCTGACTGAAAAGCAGTTCTTCTTAGATGTCTTTTTCCCACATATTCAAGACATCGACAAAGAACTTCGTGACCCACTAATGCATTATGTCTTGAATGGCAAACTGGATGAATTTGCATCAATTCTTAGAGAGACTCCATGCATCCCATGCTCTGGCCCCACTCATCAATTAGTCATACCATCCAGACTAATCCATCCAGAAGGAAGAGTTGCAAAACTGTACAACGCTGAAGATGGAAGATTTCCAGAAGGAACCTCAAAAGACTACATGAATCCAGTCTGCTTGGTCAAGCTAGTACAGCTGGGAATGGTCAAAGATGACCTTTCTTGGAAGGATTTGATTGAACGTGCAGAATCTGTGTTcgatctaaatgaaaatgatcaCACTGCTGCATGTCTTCGGAGCAGCATTATTCTCAGTCTCATTGATGAGAAGCTGAAAATGACAGACTCGGGAGCAAGTAAACTACTGGAGAAGCTACAGGACATAAAGTTCCTTCCATTTCTGACAAAGCCTGCAGGGTTTTCACTACCATGGCATGGGAATACTTTCCACCCGTCCACCATGTTTTCTGCCAAAGAGCTTTTTACGACTGACCACCAGGATACAGTGTGCTTGATAAAGCCTATCCTTAATGAGAACTCTCCATCTTTCAAAGGGTGCGGCACAATCACATTGGCAGTAAAAGACTCTCTCGGATTGATAAGAAAGCCAACAGTTGGACTAGTTGTCAGTCAACTTAAGGAACTTGCTAAGTCATTTGACGGAGTTACTTTGTATCAGGAAAATATCACCAATGCCTGCTACAAATACCTACATGAAGAAATGCTCCAGGATGCCAAAGCAAAGACACAGATCAATGAGGAGCTGAAAACCTTCTGCTCCATTCTGGTGGAGAACACTTATGTTGAGCCCTCCAAAGTTGCATTCTACCAGAACTTTGATGCAGCACCATATCTCTACCAGCTTCCCAACAAGTACAGAAACAGTTGCCGTGAGCTCTTTGAGAATGTTGGGGTTCAGTCAAGCTTCACAGTTGAGAACTTTTCAGCAGTCCTTGAATTAGTGAAAAAGGAGTGTGGGAGAAGGGCCCTCTCTGAGGATTACTTTCAGCTCTCTCGCAGAATCATTAGTGAAGGAATATGGGGCTTAATCAGAGACAAAAACCAAGAATTCTGCCAAGCTACCTACGGGGAAATTCTCCTTCCTGACATCCATCTTACACTGCAGCCATCAAAGTCTCTGTGTTACAATGACTGTCCTTGGATCAAAGTCAGAGACACAACTGTGAAATATTGCCATGTAGATATTCCAAGGGAGGTTGCTGTGAAATTAGGAGCAGTTCCCAAACGCCACAAAGCCCTGGAAAGGTATGCCTCAAATATCTGCTTCACTACACTTGGAAGTGAGTTTGGACAAAAAGAGAAACTCACAAGTAGAATTAAAAGTATCCTCAACGCTTACCCATCAGAGAAGGAaatgctaaaggagctcctgcaGAATGCAGATGATGCTAAAGCCACTGAAATCTACTTTATTTTTGATCCAAGAATCCACCCCACAGACAGAATATTTGATGATAAATGGTTGCCAATGCAAGGCCCATCACTTTGTGTCTACAACAATCAGCCTTTCACTGAGGATGATGTCAGAGGAATCCAGAACCTAGGAAGAGGAACAAAAGAAGCAAATCCTGGTAAAACTGGACAATATGGCATAGGATTCAACTCTGTGTATCACATCACAGACTGCCCGTCTTTCATTTCAAACAATGACATTCTTTGCATCTTCGATCCACATGCACGATTTGCACCCGGGGCGACATCTGTTAGTCCTGGTAGAATGTTTAGGGACTTGGACTCTGACTTTAGATCTCAATTTTCTGATGTGCTAAATCTTTACCTGGGATCTCATTTCAGGCTAGAGCGATGCACAATGTTCAGATTCCCCATACGCTCAACAGAAATGGCCAAAATATCAGAGATCAGCTCTGTTCCTGCATCAGACAGAATGGTGCAAAACCTTCTGGATAAACTAAAAACCGATGGGGCAGAACTCCTCATGTTCCTCAACCACATGGAGAAAATTTCCATCTGTGAAATAGAGAAAGCTACAGGTGACCTGAAGGTGCTATACTCTGTGACTGCTAAAATCACAGATGGTGACCGTCTAAAACGCAAGCAGTTTCATGCCTCAGTGGTGGATAGTGTGACAAAAAAGAAGCAGCTCACTCAAATCCCAGTCCAGCAGATAACCTACTCAATGGATATAGAGGACTCCGATGGCAATCTAACAACTTGGATGGTCTGCAATCGATCTGGCTTCTCCTGCATAGAGAAAGTCTCAAAGAGTGTGATTTCAGCCCACAAAAATGAAGACATTACTCTCTTTCCACGTGGAGGGGTGGCTGCATGTGTAAGCCACAACTACAAGAAGCCCCACAGAGCATTCTGCTTTCTGCCCCTTTCCTTGGAGACTGGCTTGCCCTTTCATGTTAATGGGCATTTTGCCTTAGATTCTGCCAGGAGAAACCTATGGAGAGATGACAATGGAGTAGGAGTGAGGAGTGACTGGAACAACAACTTGATGACATCTTTGATAGCTCCTGCCTATGTGGAGCTTTTGATTCAGCTGAAAAGACGATACTTCCCGGGACCCGATCCCACCATGACTGTGTTACAGGGAACACCAATTCACATTGTCAAAGACACTTTGAGGAAATTCCTGTACTTCTTCCCAGTCAACAGACTTGACATCCAGCCAGATTGGTACTGTCTTGTCAAAGCAGTGTACACCTGCATTCATGCTGACCTGAAACGTCTCCTTCCTGTGGTTAGGGCTCCCCACATTGACAACACAGACATGCACTCTGCCGTATACATCTCCTGGGTGAACACATCCTCTGCCAACAAAGGTCGTGCATTCTTTGACAATCTGCTGCAAGATGAACTTCAACATCTGAAAAACTCAGAATACAACATCTCCTCACGCAAGTCTGTTGCAGAAAATGTCTTCCGACTCAAGGCCCTGCTTTCGGATGTGGGGTTCAACTTGGTCCACAGTTGTGACGAAACAGCCAGTCTTTACATCTGTTTGGATGATGCAGGCATTCCCGTGAGCTATGTTACCCCAGAGGATGTACGAAACTTTCTCCTCACATTCTCGTCCCCAGACACATCTTGCCAAGTTGGGAAACTTCCCTGTCGACTCCAGCAGTCAAATTACAAGCTCTTCCACAGCCTGAAGCTTCTGGTTGACTACTGCTTCAAAGACGTAGAGGAGGATGGAATCAGCATAGAGGGGCTACCACTGATGATGACAATGGACAACATACTCCAGGTGTTTGATTCCAAGAAACCAAAGTTTCTGTCAACACACCATGAACTGGTCTCATCAAGGAAAGAGCTGTTCATGAACACACTATACATGAAGTACAACAACATCCTGATGAATTTAGGTGTTGCAAAGGTCTTCGACATCAGCAGTTTCGGGGAACTTTTGAGTTCTGTTCTACCGCGTGAATACAGAACAAGGATCCTTGTGAAGTGGAGAGACAGCTATGCCAGTGAGTCTTGGCTGAAAGGTGCGTGGCACTTCATCAGTGAGAACATTGCAGTCAAGGAAGAACAGGCAGGCATCAAACCCAATTTTGAGACTGTACTCGACCTACTGAAAGACTGGGCTTTGCTGCCAGGAATCAAATTCATGGTTTCAAGCAACAAGTTGGTTGTCCCTGATCACGATGTGTTACTACCCCTGAGTTTGATAAGCGCAGCTATCTTTCCAAATGGGCAAAATGACAAAATATTTCACATCCTAATGAAAGGGGGATGCATTCAGCTTGCCATCAACAAAATATGCTTCAAAGAGAATCCTGTCCTGCCTTTTTTGGCACAGCATACAGCAAACATAGACAATCCTTCCAGCATCCTGAAAGCACTGGAGTACATGATTCAGACGGCAGCTTTCAAAACAGGAAGTTTAACTGACAAAGAGTTTGAGGCTCTTCTGTTGTACTTCAACTGCAATTTGATCAATCTCACCCAAGAGGACGCTCAAACTCTGAAACTGCTCCCATGCTTTAAAGCAGTCAGTGGCAGATACATCAGCATTGCAAACTTTGGGTCATGCTTTGTTCTGGCAAAAAGCATTCCCTCTGCAGATATGGAAAAATGGGCTCACACAACATCCTTCGCCTTTCTCGTAGACAATCCACAGTTGAAGGAACTGTACAGTTTCCTTGGATGTTGCCCAATTGATGATCTGGAAGTCTACCTGAGGCATCTCCTACCAAAGTTTGACAACCTGTCATACGATGCCAGAATTGAGCACCTTGTCTATCTGAAGGAGAGACTTATGGCAATGGAGGAGTCATGTGGGATGAAGGATCATCTGTATGAGAAACTAGAAGGTCTGTCATTCATCTATGACTACACAAACAGACTCAAGTCTACCAAAATGTTCTATGATCAAACAGTGAAGGTGTTCGAAGTGATGCTCCCTCCAAAAACATTCATACCCAATGACTTTTTCAAGAAGGTTGAGCAAGTGTCAAAGCCAAAAAATGGGACAGCATTTCTCACCTCATGGATCACATTCCTAAGGAATATAGGCCTCAAACACATTGTCTCTCAGCAGCAAATTCTCCAGTATGCAAAAGAAGTCAGCATCAAAGCTCAGACAGAGAACTGGTCCAAAGAAAAAGCCCAAATGATTGTTGATGTTCTCCTTAACCACATATTCAATGAGAGGACAGACCTATTGGTTGGCGCTTTCCTCAAAGAGCTGTCAATGATAGCATTCCTTTGTCCTGAGCGTGCACCCACTGAGCTGATCCGGCTCCATGCTCAATTCCAAGAGATGAATGGCACTCTCCCTCTGATACGTTTCAGTGGGTCTCAAGTCAATCCAAAATTCAAGCAAACTGATATCATTCAATTACTATGGACATCATGTCCCATTCTCCCAGAGAAGGCCACACCAGTAGCCATTAAAGACCAGGAGGGAAGCACGCTGACTGGCCAAGAACAACTGAACTTAGTGCTGACCATGTTAAGTGTCAACTTGGAACCCCCCTTGGACAAAGTGATAAGCAACTGCAAAAATATCTGCAACATATCCAATCCTGATGATGATATGGTGAAAACAAGAAACAAAGTCTTGAGATCCACCTACGAAATTCTCAATGCAGATAAAAGAGAGTTTCGCTTCCAGCTACGAGGGGTGAGTTTCATCATGGTTGAGGAGGGCTGGAAACTTCTAAAGCCAGAGGAGGTTGTCATCAACTTGGACAATGAATCGGACTTCAAGCCGTACCTATACAAACTACCACTAGAGCTTGGCATCTTTCATCAGCTGTTTAAGCTTTTGGGCACAGAGGATGTTGTATCAACAAAACAATACGTTGAAGTGCTGTGCCGCATTCACAGAAATTCAGAGGGTAAGCAGCTCGATCCGAATGAAATGAGAACTGTGAAAAGGGCTGTCTCAGGGCTATTCAAAAGCCTACAGAATGAGCCAGTTCAGATACGCAAAGACCTTGAGAGCCTCAGAGATTTGATATTTTACCTGCCAAGTCACGATGGTAGATTAGCCAAATCCAACAGTTTAGTGTTTGACGATGCCCCACACTACAAGAGCAGAATTCAGGGTAATGTAGGCGTTCAGATGCTTGTGGACATGAGTCAGTGTTATCTTGGCAAGGACCATTCCTTCCACACAAAGCTGATCATGCTGCTCCCACAGAAGCTAAGGCCAAGACTCCTGAGTAGTATCCTTGAGGAGCAGCTGGATGAGGACTCTCCAAAAATGTGCCAGTTTGGAGCTCTCTGTTCCCTTCAGGGTCGCCTTCAGCTTCTACTGTCATCAGAACAGTTCATCACAGGACTGATACGAATAATGAAGCATGAAAATGACAATGCATTCCTTGTGAATGAGGAAAAAGCCATACGATTGTGCAAAGCACTTTGTGAGGGTTTGAAGGTGTCTTGTTTTGAGAAACTCCAGACAACACTAAGAGTCAAAGGTTGCAACCCTATCCCACACAGCCGGAGTGAAACACTTGCCTTCCTGAAAAGGTATGGTACAGCTGTTATTCATCTGTACATCCAACACTCAGACAGCAAAGACATTAATTTTCTCTTAGCGCTGGCGATGACACTTAAATCTGCAACAGACAACTTGATATCTGACACCTCCTATCTAATTGCTATGCTGGGCTGTAACGACATCTACAGAATCACAGAGAAGCTGGACAACCTTGGCGTCAAGTATGACTCCACAGAGCCCTCAAAACTCGAGCTTCCTCTCCCTGGGACACCCATACCAGCTGAGATACACCATATACTCCTCATGGATCCAATGAATGTGTTTTACCCAGGAGAATATGTGGGTTACCTTGTGGACTCTGAAGGAGGGGATGTCTATGGCGGATATCAGCCCACGTACACGTATGCCATCATTGTTCAAGAagtggagaaagaagaagaggacaaCCCAAGCTTCCTTGGGAAATGCTTCCAAATTGACATTGGATATTCGGAGTACAAAATAGTCAGTTCTCTTGATCTATACAAATTCTCTAGACAAGAGGAAAGTGCTCATATCCGAGACAGCAGCGCCCCATCGACTCCAACAACCCCCCCAGAATGTCGCTCTCCTGGTCCTGGTCCACGATTGGTGCCTCCCCTTTTCACTAGAAAGGAAAATCACAAAGTCCCTCCCACAAAACAATCTCCCAAAAAGATAAGACTTAGTGCATTGCCAGAAATCCTAAAAGATGTGACCTTAGTTATTGAGCAAGCTTGGAAGCTCGCTGAAACGGAAAGGAAGAAGATCATTCGCCGGTTGTATCTCAAGTGGCATCCGGACAAGAATGCAGAGAATCTAGACGTGGCTACAGAGGTCTTCAAGCACTTACAGAATGAAATCAACAGGATGGAGAAGCAGACTCTGACAGATCAGCAGAACACCGACAGAGCATCCAGGAGAACTTTCTCAACATCTTCCACCCGCTTCCAGTCAGAGAAGTtttcatttcaaagattttacacaTCGTGGAACCAAGAGGCAACAAGCCATAGGTCTGAGAAACAGCAGTTCCGGGAGCAGTTCACTACTTATGCAGGTTCATCACATTCTAATCGCTTCTTTGTGCCCCCGACCTTCAAGTCTGTTGGCAATCCTGTGGAAGCCCGCAGGTGGCTCAGGCAAGCAAGAGCCAATTTTTCTTCTGCACGGAATGACCTTCACAAAAATGCCAATGAGTGGGTGTGTTTCAAATGCTACCTGGCTACAAAACTAGCCTTGATAGCTGCTGACTATTCTGTTAGAGGAAAGTCAGACAAGGATGTGAAACCCACATCACTGGCACAGAAAGTGGAAGAGTACAACCCACAGCTAGCAGGACTTGCGAAAGATGTCAACATCTTGGAGGGGTATGGTGTGGACAGCCTAAGAACTCGCTATCCTGACCTCTTACCCTTTCCTCAGATCCCCAATGACAGATTCACGTCTGAGGTGGcaatgagagtgatggaatgTACAGCACGGATCATCATCAAACTTGAAACTTTTGTGCAGCAAAAAATCTAATTCTGCCATGGTATTGGAACATATCAGATatgttaaattaaaaaatatatgcatAGATCCTCTGAACAATAGAAGATTACAGTGGCTGTGTGCAATAGTGATATGTATATTATTGTTTTGAGGCTAAATGAAGTATCCAGCTGGCAGCTTAGATATGCAGTAAGCCAATTGGTTCAGTGGCCAATGCAGAATGTATACATGAATGGCTCTTCATATCCTAACACCAAGCTGTCTGAAAGTAATTTGACGTGGCTGTACCATTTTACAAAGACACAAATTATCTTTAGCTGCAATGCTATACATACAATTGCCCCAGCAATACTTTTTTAAATCAAAGTCCCATGTTGAATATATTTGCTGTCAGATAATTGAGTACAACTATGCTGCTTTTTTACTTGACCTTTTATACAAGTATATTTTTCCTGCCATAGACAACCATTTGTCTGTGCTTTCTTTGTTACCATCTAAAGAGTCAAATTTATTGATTTTAGCCAATTCTCTCATGTTGTCACTGTTGTCATGCAATGTGTTCTATTTGCAACATCTGAAAATGAACTAACAAAATTACAATAATATTTGTACTTTTAAAACAgaattattttatattttgatgGTTGGTTggttaatatttatttttaataagtTGTAAATGTTCTGTATCATAGCCTTTTCTTGTAAATGGCCAAAGCACTTTCTGAAAACTCCTCCGGTACTTGCACTTGTAGAGTGTTTGTGACACCGCAGCAGATTGGGAGAAATAGACTGAATGGAAAATGATTAATGTTACAGTACATCTAGGTTTCATATGTCTATACTTTAGATTATGTTTTATCATCATTTAATGTCTCTCCACTggactctttgtccgtttatcaGACTTTGAATGGCGTCTTTTAGGAGCACAATTGTACActacatctactgtaattatcTGTATACTGATGAGtatgtatgatttttttttaaaaactttttatttaactaggcaagtcagttaaaaacaaattcttattttcaacaatggcctaggaacagtgggttaactgcctgttcagggtcagaatgacagatttgtaccttgtcagctcggggttttgaacttgcaaccttttggttactagtccaacgctctaaccacta is a window from the Oncorhynchus tshawytscha isolate Ot180627B linkage group LG14, Otsh_v2.0, whole genome shotgun sequence genome containing:
- the LOC112267167 gene encoding sacsin; amino-acid sequence: MAQYQGTALYVYNDAVFTTEDWNGIQEIARSRKREDPLKVGRFGIGFNSVYHITDVPSIFSGEQIGMLDPHQTLFGAHESGQCWNLKTDMKEITELTDQFAPFIGLFGNSGKPIEDGSFSGTMFRFPLRIKPSQLSANIYNKEKVLELFESFKADADTVLLFLKSVQKVSLHVRESDGTERMLFQVTAGENPEDKLERPNSLKTLGLATDSYSNGVPSSTVTCATYQVNIETQDETAKEIQRTTWLVCNGVGGRGLCSDLDSLADDLKFIPTIGIALPLTRIDEDKGATSCFLGRAFCFLPLPPGEESLTGLPVHVSGFFGLTDNRRSIKWREVDQWRDPAALWNELLIVTIIPRAYFTLIMEAIKRIQTKKDQDFPLFPRGTYGAWPDLNRIRPRWKPILEPLFHDLLQQQVVYSLTNSWIQVDDAVFSELDMDVDITETVISYLQSSGMQVARVPAAVDAVLDTYVMGPASVKKVTPHLVRQVIRKAKHKGTSQEKLLLLEFVLSDKGYSDLIGLELLPLQDETFAAFSSSVSDKDAIYIASEEYPRSLYPGLEGRFILEGIKPSVMSSLKDAAKSRGRPCTQVQVLTPERSARLIKEILSTVWPTRDFTVQWDHGNREKKHPTHSWLKMVWKHLYINFADDLSTFEDMPLIPNVPLEESVDSIELHRLKTPSPIIIVDEQEALISESLLEIMKKLGVVVMKKLDLCLQHPLLKNYIHPSSPSMLLQIMDRSSTQRVASLVSSFSSKQKVSLRDFLAGLSDITEKEKRILLELTIFEKVGPCSEKGIPTYTSLRGARALHHTAKYPPDVKLSINVVGCSDEASIRLIKILNVEQVKTTDCLKLVVQDMEKGFYSKEDITKIMLWALKHLSFLKNENKAVIGWLSALKFIHTSAGKTVATTDLFDPELEILQNLFYMEENNRFPTSTYTSSPDMLHSLRQLGLKNEVQLSEKDVLQVAQKIEELQGGNEPEWEPVIQKAKTLLQILNRQTKLVKSSEAQNSLKKLKWVPVCKDRPVNYPKSLAWMGDTHNICSFSEMCDISHAVLVGSSVALVERTSAGMKKALKLSIEPQIDQVLQHLKAVNDWHRSQAFTTEDWYQFQQILIEIYDFMQAHLEDAREAMKSLPFDWVWTGKTFSSPSHTVLKPISDLDLQPYLYSLPKTIAKFHKLFKFCGSVEEVVPSHVFDVIKTVRQRCDEEITKEESKHDLLLLINILRWLYNSQISVDIDMHVPILCYKDPSKLAMKPIHECTYCDIKVEDLHDLLDDTSEPIILVHDDIPMKTAEWLNVPCLSTRLINPENLGFEQSGQREPLTVRIKNILEEYPSVADIFKELLQNADDASATECSFLIDMRKNIDIRENLLDPGMLICHGPSLWSFNNSTFSDTDFLNITRLGGSMKRCEADKVGKFGLGFNSVYHITDIPIIMSREFMIMFDPNINHISKHIKDRSNPGIKINWSKQQKRLRKFPNQFKPFINVFNCQLPLAQESPYKYDGTLFRLPFRTEQEASVSEISSVYYNTPDIYSLVDEFSICGHRLILFTQHVGSMVLKYLKYEEPNPAAAQDVVTINKSVWSSKAAYGPLSILKSAAKVMKKVAATNRVPADTPKSGCIIRIVVEEFHNVFKRIVDLQSPLFRGSEEDPSSYFEMAAKDGKNRRLTDEMPQKAVDLTNWLICSCMDVTEALKFSLGENGKRLGLVPCGGVAVLLSEEDNRKWTVKDNTNHINPIGEVFCYLPLRIKTGLPVHINGCFAVTSNRKEIWKTDTKGHWNSVFMRHVIVQAYLAALNMLRSMAESGELLDYSYYVAWPDPSVVHDDFTVISQGVYQEIAKGGDGDHAKVFSDGKTWVSIKYVRFLDDSLLCRPDIGPAAFKIFLKYLKKSSSQDLCAVELPDWVKEGFDDAGCKGKLIENTLTEKQFFLDVFFPHIQDIDKELRDPLMHYVLNGKLDEFASILRETPCIPCSGPTHQLVIPSRLIHPEGRVAKLYNAEDGRFPEGTSKDYMNPVCLVKLVQLGMVKDDLSWKDLIERAESVFDLNENDHTAACLRSSIILSLIDEKLKMTDSGASKLLEKLQDIKFLPFLTKPAGFSLPWHGNTFHPSTMFSAKELFTTDHQDTVCLIKPILNENSPSFKGCGTITLAVKDSLGLIRKPTVGLVVSQLKELAKSFDGVTLYQENITNACYKYLHEEMLQDAKAKTQINEELKTFCSILVENTYVEPSKVAFYQNFDAAPYLYQLPNKYRNSCRELFENVGVQSSFTVENFSAVLELVKKECGRRALSEDYFQLSRRIISEGIWGLIRDKNQEFCQATYGEILLPDIHLTLQPSKSLCYNDCPWIKVRDTTVKYCHVDIPREVAVKLGAVPKRHKALERYASNICFTTLGSEFGQKEKLTSRIKSILNAYPSEKEMLKELLQNADDAKATEIYFIFDPRIHPTDRIFDDKWLPMQGPSLCVYNNQPFTEDDVRGIQNLGRGTKEANPGKTGQYGIGFNSVYHITDCPSFISNNDILCIFDPHARFAPGATSVSPGRMFRDLDSDFRSQFSDVLNLYLGSHFRLERCTMFRFPIRSTEMAKISEISSVPASDRMVQNLLDKLKTDGAELLMFLNHMEKISICEIEKATGDLKVLYSVTAKITDGDRLKRKQFHASVVDSVTKKKQLTQIPVQQITYSMDIEDSDGNLTTWMVCNRSGFSCIEKVSKSVISAHKNEDITLFPRGGVAACVSHNYKKPHRAFCFLPLSLETGLPFHVNGHFALDSARRNLWRDDNGVGVRSDWNNNLMTSLIAPAYVELLIQLKRRYFPGPDPTMTVLQGTPIHIVKDTLRKFLYFFPVNRLDIQPDWYCLVKAVYTCIHADLKRLLPVVRAPHIDNTDMHSAVYISWVNTSSANKGRAFFDNLLQDELQHLKNSEYNISSRKSVAENVFRLKALLSDVGFNLVHSCDETASLYICLDDAGIPVSYVTPEDVRNFLLTFSSPDTSCQVGKLPCRLQQSNYKLFHSLKLLVDYCFKDVEEDGISIEGLPLMMTMDNILQVFDSKKPKFLSTHHELVSSRKELFMNTLYMKYNNILMNLGVAKVFDISSFGELLSSVLPREYRTRILVKWRDSYASESWLKGAWHFISENIAVKEEQAGIKPNFETVLDLLKDWALLPGIKFMVSSNKLVVPDHDVLLPLSLISAAIFPNGQNDKIFHILMKGGCIQLAINKICFKENPVLPFLAQHTANIDNPSSILKALEYMIQTAAFKTGSLTDKEFEALLLYFNCNLINLTQEDAQTLKLLPCFKAVSGRYISIANFGSCFVLAKSIPSADMEKWAHTTSFAFLVDNPQLKELYSFLGCCPIDDLEVYLRHLLPKFDNLSYDARIEHLVYLKERLMAMEESCGMKDHLYEKLEGLSFIYDYTNRLKSTKMFYDQTVKVFEVMLPPKTFIPNDFFKKVEQVSKPKNGTAFLTSWITFLRNIGLKHIVSQQQILQYAKEVSIKAQTENWSKEKAQMIVDVLLNHIFNERTDLLVGAFLKELSMIAFLCPERAPTELIRLHAQFQEMNGTLPLIRFSGSQVNPKFKQTDIIQLLWTSCPILPEKATPVAIKDQEGSTLTGQEQLNLVLTMLSVNLEPPLDKVISNCKNICNISNPDDDMVKTRNKVLRSTYEILNADKREFRFQLRGVSFIMVEEGWKLLKPEEVVINLDNESDFKPYLYKLPLELGIFHQLFKLLGTEDVVSTKQYVEVLCRIHRNSEGKQLDPNEMRTVKRAVSGLFKSLQNEPVQIRKDLESLRDLIFYLPSHDGRLAKSNSLVFDDAPHYKSRIQGNVGVQMLVDMSQCYLGKDHSFHTKLIMLLPQKLRPRLLSSILEEQLDEDSPKMCQFGALCSLQGRLQLLLSSEQFITGLIRIMKHENDNAFLVNEEKAIRLCKALCEGLKVSCFEKLQTTLRVKGCNPIPHSRSETLAFLKRYGTAVIHLYIQHSDSKDINFLLALAMTLKSATDNLISDTSYLIAMLGCNDIYRITEKLDNLGVKYDSTEPSKLELPLPGTPIPAEIHHILLMDPMNVFYPGEYVGYLVDSEGGDVYGGYQPTYTYAIIVQEVEKEEEDNPSFLGKCFQIDIGYSEYKIVSSLDLYKFSRQEESAHIRDSSAPSTPTTPPECRSPGPGPRLVPPLFTRKENHKVPPTKQSPKKIRLSALPEILKDVTLVIEQAWKLAETERKKIIRRLYLKWHPDKNAENLDVATEVFKHLQNEINRMEKQTLTDQQNTDRASRRTFSTSSTRFQSEKFSFQRFYTSWNQEATSHRSEKQQFREQFTTYAGSSHSNRFFVPPTFKSVGNPVEARRWLRQARANFSSARNDLHKNANEWVCFKCYLATKLALIAADYSVRGKSDKDVKPTSLAQKVEEYNPQLAGLAKDVNILEGYGVDSLRTRYPDLLPFPQIPNDRFTSEVAMRVMECTARIIIKLETFVQQKI